One region of Triticum aestivum cultivar Chinese Spring chromosome 6B, IWGSC CS RefSeq v2.1, whole genome shotgun sequence genomic DNA includes:
- the LOC123137721 gene encoding uncharacterized protein, giving the protein MSCRRFVNMVVDTVIGDRHAYALHCINMSGLFYPTKPTTTQLGGADAKDGNTVESSELPRPAMSFYPCRNNGAPVGSVEFMPVSRDKNDILTIDQDGRTLMYSVASRAFHILPPLQTPIWEPTSVIAGGKLYVMKSSPFPTTSHCFEALIYGHHPGIDYLPECWYWRSLPPPPFRNSNHRLDDNQFIGGGYADEDGDLSRVTAYTVVNDLDIWVSQGGTTYSFDTVSSAWTSFGEWTLPFRGHAEYIPENKLWFGLSSDGDLLCTSDLSSTSRPPQLHNLWKELAPPKEWFLHNSYLVHLGSGKFCIAKFFETGRISNTQYNERFAVLTGVEVKRCGKHGTELRMVKHGSRRYSLNKQSYFRVF; this is encoded by the coding sequence ATGAGCTGCCGCCGCTTTGTTAATATGGTTGTTGACACCGTCATTGGTGACCGCCATGCCTACGCTCTTCACTGCATCAATATGTCGGGCTTATTTTACCCAACCAAGCCAACAACAACACAGCTAGGAGGAGCAGATGCAAAAGATGGTAATACGGTTGAGTCCAGTGAGCTGCCTCGCCCTGCCATGTCCTTCTACCCCTGCCGAAATAACGGGGCTCCGGTCGGGAGTGTGGAATTCATGCCCGTCAGCAGAGACAAGAACGACATCCTCACCATCGACCAGGATGGCCGAACCTTGATGTACAGTGTTGCCTCACGTGCCTTCCACATCCTACCGCCACTGCAGACACCCATATGGGAGCCTACCTCCGTGATCGCTGGTGGCAAGCTCTATGTGATGAAAAGCTCCCCCTTCCCCACCACCTCCCACTGCTTTGAGGCTCTCATCTATGGCCACCACCCTGGAATCGACTATCTCCCAGAGTGCTGGTACTGGCGTTCTCTCCCACCGCCTCCCTTCAGGAACAGCAACCATCGTCTCGATGACAACCAATTTATTGGTGGAGGCTATGCAGATGAGGATGGCGACCTATCTAGAGTCACTGCCTACACGGTTGTGAATGATTTAGATATCTGGGTGTCACAGGGTGGAACGACCTACTCCTTTGACACGGTGAGCAGTGCATGGACCAGTTTTGGAGAGTGGACGCTGCCATTCCGAGGCCATGCTGAGTACATCCCGGAGAACAAGCTCTGGTTTGGCTTGTCATCTGATGGGGACTTGCTTTGCACCTCTGACCTCAGTAGCACGTCAAGGCCTCCTCAGCTGCACAATCTGTGGAAGGAGCTAGCGCCACCTAAGGAATGGTTCCTTCACAACTCCTACCTTGTGCACTTAGGCTCTGGCAAGTTTTGCATCGCCAAGTTCTTTGAGACAGGTCGGATATCCAACACTCAGTACAATGAGAGGTTCGCAGTGCTCACCGGCGTGGAGGTGAAGCGCTGTGGCAAGCATGGAACAGAGCTCCGGATGGTCAAGCACGGGTCCAGGCGCTATAGCCTGAACAAACAATCTTACTTCCGGGTATTCTAG